The genome window TCTCCGCAAGTATGGCAGTCGATCTTTACCGGGGAGCGCGACGTACGTCTGGAGACCCAGCGCAAAAAACTGGCGGTATTCTTCTCGGATATCAAGGGGTTTACGGAGTTATCAGAAGAGATGGAGCCGGAAGCTCTGACCGAGCTGCTCAACCATTACTTCAACGAGATGTCGGAGGTGGCGCTGAAATACGGTGGCACCATCGACAAGTTTGTCGGTGATTCGATCATGATCTTTTTTGGCGATCCCACTAGCCGGGGCCAGCGGGAAGATGCATTCGCCTGCGTGTCCATGGCCATCGACATGCGTAAACACATGAAAATCATGCGGCAGAAATGGCGCAGCCAGGGCATCAAGACCCCCCTGGAAATCCGCATGGGTATCAGCACCGGCTACACCACCGTGGGTAACTTCGGCGCCGAAAACCGAATGGATTACACCATTATCGGCAAGGAAGTGAACCTCGCAAGCCGCCTGGAATCCCTGGCTGAGCCCGGGGAGATCCTGATCTCGTACGAGACCTTCTCTCTGATCAAAGATAAAATCATGTGCCGGGACAAGGGAGAAATTACCGTGAAGGGGTTCGGCAGGCCCGTCCCGATTTATGAAGTGGTGGATTTCCGTCGTGACATGGGACCAAACCGCAGTTTCCTTGAGCACGAACACAGCGGGTTCGCCATGTACCTTGATTCCGACAAAATCACCGAGAAAGAACGGAAATCCATTCTGAACGCTCTTGAAGATGCCGCCGACCGCCTGCGGCGGGAAGAAGATGCGTCCTTGCCGGAGGCGGCTGCAACCAAGCCTTATTGACGTATCAGGCGAGGGCCCGCATCGTGGCCGGGCTCAGTGCTCCGCCATGGATTGATATCCAACCCCCCGCGTCGCGTGTAGCGTGCGCACACCATCAGTTTTTCTGGCTGACAGTGGCTCATCAAATCCGTGAATACGGTTTCAACGCAGTGCTCATGAAAATCCTGCTTCTGACGAAAGCTCACGATGTAACGCAACAGACCGGAACGATCAATCGCCGGCCCGGTGTACCTCACCATAACGGTAGCCCAGTCGGGCTGACCAGTGACCGGACAATTGCTCTTGAGCAGATGGGAACATAACTGTTCGGTTACGGTATCACCGGAGGCAGAGAGTGAGTCCGGCGTATAATCATAAACCACCTCACTGACAGGCTCGTCGTCAATCAGTTCGAACCCTGCCGGTCGCCCCACAGCGTCGCCGGATTCATCAACACTGTGCAACTGAATATGAACGGCCGCACCGCAGGCACTGGACAGGTCCCGGGATATAATATCGGCGACCTGCTCTGATGATGAAAAGGTGCTCTGGTTAAACGAATTGAGGTAAAGCTTGAGCGACTTGGACTCAATGATAGACGGCGACGCAGATGGAAAGCGGATCTCGGCCCATCGCACTACCGGAACACCGCCTTGGCGCAACCAGGAAATCTCCCAGGCTTGCCACAGATCCTCACCAAACCAGGGCCAGCGGCCATCAGCAAGCCCGAGCCTGCGCCTATTTTCATCCCGGGCTACGGGAAACAGAAGCTCCGGATCGTAGCGATCCGGATACTCGCTGGATTTGCCCAACGGGGCGTCATGTAGGGCCATATAATTCCTGAGCTCAGTGGCGGATACCCTTCCCGCGCGCCAGCATCCTGAGAGCAATAAAGGCAAGCACGGAAATGAAAACCAGAATCATACCAAGGGAAACGAAAGGATTAACGTCCGATACACCAAGAATGCCATAGCGAAACCCGTTCACCATATACAGGATCGGATTAATCATCGAAACGCCCTGCCAGAATTCAGGCAGCAGGTCGATGCTGTAAAACACCCCTCCCAGATAGGTCAGCGGTGTCAGGACAAACGTTGGGACGATAGAGATATCATCAAATTTGGTAGCCAGCATGGCATTGATAAAACCGCCCAGAGAAAACAGCGCAGAGGTCAGAAACACAGTGGCAACCATCATAGGCAGGTTATGAATAGACAGATTGGTAAACGCCAGCGACAACAGGGTGACAATCAGGCCGATTCCCAGTCCCCGGGCCATGCCACCACACACGTATCCCGCCAGAATGACCCAGTTAGGAACCGGCGATACCAATAATTCCTCAATGCTTCGCTGGAACTTCATTGAGAAGAACGACGACACCACATTGGCATAGGAGTTGGTGATGACAGCCATCATGATCAACCCCGGCACAATAAAGGCCATGTAGTCGAATCCACCCATCTGGCCAATCCGCGAGCCAATCAGGTTACCGAAAATAATGAAGTAGAGCGTCATTGTGACAGCGGGCGGGAGCAGAGTCTGAGCCCAGATCCGTGTGAACCGGCGAATTTCCCTTAGAACGATCGTACTGAATGCGGTCATCAGAGCCTGGGTTTTCATGCCACGCCCTCCAGTCCGTCGCGCGAACCAGCGGCATTTTCCTCCACCATGCGAATAAACAGCTCCTCAAGTCTGTTGGCTTTGGTTCTCATGCTGACCACTTTGATGCCCTGCTGCTCAAGCTGGACAAACACC of Marinobacter sediminum contains these proteins:
- a CDS encoding ABC transporter permease, whose product is MKTQALMTAFSTIVLREIRRFTRIWAQTLLPPAVTMTLYFIIFGNLIGSRIGQMGGFDYMAFIVPGLIMMAVITNSYANVVSSFFSMKFQRSIEELLVSPVPNWVILAGYVCGGMARGLGIGLIVTLLSLAFTNLSIHNLPMMVATVFLTSALFSLGGFINAMLATKFDDISIVPTFVLTPLTYLGGVFYSIDLLPEFWQGVSMINPILYMVNGFRYGILGVSDVNPFVSLGMILVFISVLAFIALRMLARGKGIRH
- the queF gene encoding NADPH-dependent 7-cyano-7-deazaguanine reductase QueF (Catalyzes the NADPH-dependent reduction of 7-cyano-7-deazaguanine (preQ0) to 7-aminomethyl-7-deazaguanine (preQ1) in queuosine biosynthesis), whose translation is MALHDAPLGKSSEYPDRYDPELLFPVARDENRRRLGLADGRWPWFGEDLWQAWEISWLRQGGVPVVRWAEIRFPSASPSIIESKSLKLYLNSFNQSTFSSSEQVADIISRDLSSACGAAVHIQLHSVDESGDAVGRPAGFELIDDEPVSEVVYDYTPDSLSASGDTVTEQLCSHLLKSNCPVTGQPDWATVMVRYTGPAIDRSGLLRYIVSFRQKQDFHEHCVETVFTDLMSHCQPEKLMVCARYTRRGGLDINPWRSTEPGHDAGPRLIRQ
- a CDS encoding adenylate/guanylate cyclase domain-containing protein, which encodes MMSAPADLRNASASAGKSMTLDHQNSPVAIPPMPDYNGRILAYTATAAIIVSGVLQGVFHQWLLWLVAGALTWPHIVHVVTRRTFLRQSVRIRQKMLLVDCIIGGAFIGCIGLVAIPSVSVVVMLMFSCLIVGGIRQWLLGTGFMAAGTAAAVAVTGSADAFQSPLLTSILAIVSTGLYICVTAFYSHQQARALMLAKTQIQNQREQSIALSHKLSKYLSPQVWQSIFTGERDVRLETQRKKLAVFFSDIKGFTELSEEMEPEALTELLNHYFNEMSEVALKYGGTIDKFVGDSIMIFFGDPTSRGQREDAFACVSMAIDMRKHMKIMRQKWRSQGIKTPLEIRMGISTGYTTVGNFGAENRMDYTIIGKEVNLASRLESLAEPGEILISYETFSLIKDKIMCRDKGEITVKGFGRPVPIYEVVDFRRDMGPNRSFLEHEHSGFAMYLDSDKITEKERKSILNALEDAADRLRREEDASLPEAAATKPY